A window of Desulfolucanica intricata genomic DNA:
CCTTTGTTTCCTGGGGGTATCACAGTGTGTTATTTGAAGTATTCTGGTGTGTGTCTCTGTATACAACGATTCAACTTCTGGAATTCGGAGAGATCGCCACTGAAAAAGTGGCCAAACCATGGCATAACTTTTTTAAAAAAATCATGCCGGTATTGGTGATTGTGGGTATTGTCTTGCCTACCCTGCACCAGTCTTCACTGGGTTCACTGTATGTGATTGAAGTGGGAAAACTTTACCCACTCTGGTGGTCCATGCTTTTGCCGATATTTTTCCTATTATCTTCATTCTTCGTGGGCCCGGCCATGGTAGTAGTGGAAACCTCACTGGCCGGTAAAGCACACGGTCACCGGCCTGAGCAAAGTGTTCTGGAAAGTTTGATTAAGATTTCCGGTTTTTTAATGCTAATTTACCTGGTTTTAAAAATTGCTGACTTGTTCTACCGTGGTGCAGCCGGTTTGGTTTTCAACGGAGATTTAGAAGGTAATATGTTCCTTTTGGAAATGATAGCCGGAATTATAATTCCTTTGATTATATGTTTCTCTCCCAAATTGCGCTCCAATAAGTGTGGATTATTAACCTTCAGTATACTGGTGGTAGCGGGGGTAATTATTAACCGGATGAATGTGGTCTTTACCGGAATGTCCCGTTACCTGGGCGGCAGCTATTTTCCCTCTTTTACTGAACTGGCAGTTAGTGTTGGGTTGATCGCCGTTGGTGTTCTTGTTTACCTTTTTATTGTAGAGAATTTCAATATTATTCCCAAAGAGAAGCACTCAAGTTTAAAGCAAAAAGGTATTACGTCTTTGGGAAATGAAGTTAATATGTAATTGGTGAGCTGTGGGCCATGCCCTCAGCTTTTCTATGCCACAATATTTATATTTGGTAAACATTATGATAAAATTATTTGATAAATCACTAAACGGGATAAAGTGGTGATCCTTTATGAATACAAAACAACTGGAAGCTTTTCTTTTAGTGGCTCAGCATAAAAGTTTTACCAAAGCGGCTAACCAATTAATGATGACCCAGCCGGCAGTGAGCTTTCAAATTAAATCCTTAGAAGAAGAACTACAAATTACTTTGTTTGAACGCAGTGAAAAAAAGGTACTGCTTACCGAGGCGGGAAGATTGTTATACCCGGTAGCCGTGCAAATGGTTCGCCAGTATCATAAAATCCGGGCCAGCCTGGATGATTTAAGGGATCTTAAAACCGGTCATTTACAGCTGGGAGCCAACTTATTAGCCGGGGAAGTTTTGTTACCCAGGTTAATTGGGGCTTTTCGGGAGCACTATCCCGGAGTTAGTGTCAGTTTGCGGGTAGGGGGCAGCTCTCTGGTGCAGCACTGGCTTAAAGAGCGGGAAGTAGATTTAGGTATTCTAAGTATTTCGATGCAAACTGAAGGGATAGAAGGGAGGCCCTGGCTGCAGGATCATTTAGTGCTAATAACACCTCCCTGGCACTCTTGGAACGGCGTGGAGATATCTATGTCTGATTTATACAGAGAACCATTAATTGTTCGGGAAAGCGGTTCCGGCACCCGTCAGGTGATAGAGCAGCAGTTATCCGAGCACAATATATCCTTGGAACAGTTTCCGGGGATTCTTGAGCTGGGCAGCACCCAGTCTGTAATCAATGCTGTAAATGCGGGTCTGGGGATAGGTATGGTATCGGCCTGGGCGGCCCGTGAGCCCCTGGAGGCAGGTAAGATTGGTAAGTTCACTGTACCCGGTTTGAAATTTGAATATAATTTATATTTAGCCTGGAACCGGAACAATGCAGAAGGTCTGGCTGTCAGTGCATTCATAAGCTTTTTGACCGATAAGGAAATTACCACGCGGTTTTTGGGATAAGTATAAAAGTTATATTTTATAGATTTAAGTCAGTACTATATATGGTGAGAAATTAGGAATATTGTTTCATATTTTTTAATTAGGTAATATGAATTAATGTATAAGAACCGGTCATGTATTCTTGGTCCTCCGTGGGAATAAAACAGGCTGTCAAATATATTGATAGCCTGTTTTAGATAAATCTATTAATATTTATTCCGGGCGTTATAATGGGTATGCAGCAATTGATGGGACTTGTGTCCCAGAGGTTCACCTAAAAATTCTCTATATAATGTCTGTACGGCCGGGTTTTCGTGAGATTTCCGAAG
This region includes:
- the nrfD gene encoding NrfD/PsrC family molybdoenzyme membrane anchor subunit, with the translated sequence MKNKWSFKITPVRVVLLALALLAVVLVVYRLVFGLGSATNLNDRWPWGLWIGFDVLTGVALAGGGYSTCLLVHVLKIKKFNTIARSAMLTSLIGYLLVLGGLFLDIGRWFNFWRPFVSWGYHSVLFEVFWCVSLYTTIQLLEFGEIATEKVAKPWHNFFKKIMPVLVIVGIVLPTLHQSSLGSLYVIEVGKLYPLWWSMLLPIFFLLSSFFVGPAMVVVETSLAGKAHGHRPEQSVLESLIKISGFLMLIYLVLKIADLFYRGAAGLVFNGDLEGNMFLLEMIAGIIIPLIICFSPKLRSNKCGLLTFSILVVAGVIINRMNVVFTGMSRYLGGSYFPSFTELAVSVGLIAVGVLVYLFIVENFNIIPKEKHSSLKQKGITSLGNEVNM
- a CDS encoding selenium metabolism-associated LysR family transcriptional regulator produces the protein MNTKQLEAFLLVAQHKSFTKAANQLMMTQPAVSFQIKSLEEELQITLFERSEKKVLLTEAGRLLYPVAVQMVRQYHKIRASLDDLRDLKTGHLQLGANLLAGEVLLPRLIGAFREHYPGVSVSLRVGGSSLVQHWLKEREVDLGILSISMQTEGIEGRPWLQDHLVLITPPWHSWNGVEISMSDLYREPLIVRESGSGTRQVIEQQLSEHNISLEQFPGILELGSTQSVINAVNAGLGIGMVSAWAAREPLEAGKIGKFTVPGLKFEYNLYLAWNRNNAEGLAVSAFISFLTDKEITTRFLG